Genomic window (Candidatus Thorarchaeota archaeon):
TAGATAGGCTTCTGCTTTGTTTGCATGGCCTTCAGCATTTCGAGGAGACAAATCAATCGCTTTGTTGAATGCTTCTACGGCTTCATCCTGTGCACCAATGATTATCTTCAGCTGCCCCATCTCATTTAGCGCTTGAACATCCGTCGGATTACGTTGGAGATACTCCTCATATGATTCAATTGCCTTCCGGTTTTCACCTTTCTCTTTGAATTCTCGAGCCTTTCTCAGATGAGAGAGCGCCACTGAAGTCATAATTCTATTTCACCTTTTGTAGATTTAATGCTTATTCTTCTGTAATAGATTTCAGAATTAATTTCTCGTTAGAAACTACGACACATCGATAACAAGTATTTTAACTGAGCCGTAGACTAAAAACTCATACCAAAAAGAGGAGAACAAAATGAGTTCAGAACAAAATGTCCCTGAAAATGACGAAGAAACTGGGGATAATATTGAATTCGAAGAGGAGAGGACCTATGACGAATCTCTCGGAATGGGACCTTCTTTCTTTGAGAATCCTTGGCCAAAGACGGTACTTATACTTACACTCGTTGGCCTCGGCATTGTTCTCCTGCCACCGATGGATGTCTGGGCAGTTTGGAATTATACCCTACTGGGTACGTACGGTTTGATTATAATCGCCTCTATTGGTACAATAATTGGATTTCGGATTTGGTTCACCACAGAGGGTTCTCGCCTGAGATATGGTGGAATAGCAAATGCGATGGTTGTCATAGTCTGTGCTGCCCTAGGCGTTATTGATACTCTTTTCTGGGTGGGCTTAGGAAGATCCGTATTCCCTCAGTTTTCGGATAGTCCACTTCTTTCATTCTTGCTGGTCATTCAAGTGTTCTGTTTGTACAGTATCTGGCTTCTGCGACGGGTGATCCGCGGCGAAGAGTAGTTTATGGGTGCTTCCCTTGCCAAAGAACGAGCCAACACTGCGTGAGCTCGTTGATATCATATGTGAATTCGTACGAGAACGAGATTGGGAACAGTTCCATCAACCAAAATCTCTGGCCATATCGGCAGGAGTGGAGATGGGCGAGCTTCTTGAGTTGTTTCAGTGGCTTACTGATGAAGAAGTAGAACAAGCACTGACTGAGGATCACTATCGAGAGAAACTGTCCCATGAAATCGCTGACATCATGATTTACCTTCTCAGGCTAGCTGATGTGGCTTCAATAGATGCATCGAGTGCGATTATGTCCAAGATGGATGTCAACCGACAGAAGTATCCTGCTACAGACGTAGAAGGCAGACGACCTAAGGATCCGCGTTAGACTCGGTGAGTCTTGAATATAGTTCAGGTTTTCTATCCTTCAGTACATGATTACGTTCGGTAATCATCTTATTGTCGGCCTGACTTGGATTAATATCTGTGAACGCGATCCCGGTTTCTTCTTCGCCAAGAGAGACAAGGACTTGTCCTCCTGGTTCTGTTATTTGGGATTGCCCCGAAAATAGAATACCTCGCTCTTCTCCAATTCGATTAGCTGTAGCAGTGAAAACTTTGTTTTCGATAGAACGTGTAATCATAGCCTTCTGGCAGAAAGGCAGAACCAAATTAGCCGGATGTAGTATCACTTGCGCACCCTTGAGAGCGAGAATTCTTGCTATTTCAGGAAAAGCCCAGTCGAAGCAAACCATCATACCAAATCGAAAACCAAGATAGCTAAAAACAGGCGGTTCTTCAGATCCGGCTGCAAATATGTTCACCTCGTTATCAAACAGATGGATTTTCCTGTATTTCTCGAGCATTTTTCCGTTACCAAAAGCAACAGCAGAATTATAGAGTTCGTCACCTTCCCGTTCGCACACCCCGGATACCACTAGGGTATCTTCCTTCGACCACTGGCTGAGTAGGTGACACATCTTCCCTCCTGGGACCTCTTCACTATTCTTCATTGCCTCTTCCCTGCTCTTGAAGACGTAACCTGAATTTACAAGTTCGGGAAGAACCAATACATCTACGTTCTCTGCCGCTGCTCGTTTCAACGCCTTCTCTGTTCTTTTGAAATTCGTACTAGGTTTGGATACAACTGGTTCTATCTGCGCAACACCAAGTCTGACTTTGTCTCCTTTCATTCTTACTCGTCTCTTAATGCCTTTGTTCCTTCGATGATATCTGATGTGT
Coding sequences:
- a CDS encoding tetratricopeptide repeat protein — protein: MTSVALSHLRKAREFKEKGENRKAIESYEEYLQRNPTDVQALNEMGQLKIIIGAQDEAVEAFNKAIDLSPRNAEGHANKAEAYLSIGDFENALKASTEGLENNGHAPLLWKKKARALESMMKIDDAIVAYKEALILL
- a CDS encoding nucleotide pyrophosphohydrolase, encoding MRELVDIICEFVRERDWEQFHQPKSLAISAGVEMGELLELFQWLTDEEVEQALTEDHYREKLSHEIADIMIYLLRLADVASIDASSAIMSKMDVNRQKYPATDVEGRRPKDPR
- a CDS encoding acyltransferase, giving the protein MKGDKVRLGVAQIEPVVSKPSTNFKRTEKALKRAAAENVDVLVLPELVNSGYVFKSREEAMKNSEEVPGGKMCHLLSQWSKEDTLVVSGVCEREGDELYNSAVAFGNGKMLEKYRKIHLFDNEVNIFAAGSEEPPVFSYLGFRFGMMVCFDWAFPEIARILALKGAQVILHPANLVLPFCQKAMITRSIENKVFTATANRIGEERGILFSGQSQITEPGGQVLVSLGEEETGIAFTDINPSQADNKMITERNHVLKDRKPELYSRLTESNADP